In the Triticum aestivum cultivar Chinese Spring chromosome 2B, IWGSC CS RefSeq v2.1, whole genome shotgun sequence genome, GAAACTAATACATGATACATCAGTTTTTTTTTCTGCCATGGTAACATTATCAGTTCAGCATGATTATCAGTCTACAATCGCACCCAAACTTAGGAAAGTAAGGCATGCCAGGAAGTAGTACAATACACTAATTTTGTAGAAGTTTGAACATAAAGTTGCAATTGTTAGGCTCCAGTGCTCCACAGGAGGCGGGTGGCTCTCTAAAATCTTCCAACCTGCTACCACTACCATAAAAGCAAATAGAACTGTGGAGAAGGCGTGAATCATCAGCTACTGGGTTAGGTCATGGCTGTGACATTTAATGCTATATTGCTGTGCTAACCACTCCTATAACACGTATGGCAATAGCAAACAAAACAGGATTACATAACCAAAAAACTATAACAGGCATGAAAATGGGACCTGGTAGCACCACATACATCACTGATTCAATACATGGCACCTCTCTTAGACCAACCTAGCATGGACTTCTAAGAGTTCAGGTTCATCTGTTCACCTTTTCGACCAACCATGGATAAAGGTATTTACCTTCTTTCTTACTTAATCTTGAATTATTCAACAAAGTAGTTACTGGATGCTACACTTACCTGATAGAACCAAGTCTACCAGGTCAGATCTAGTGAACCTTCGTACAAACCATGAAGCATAACAGGACCATCGACACAAGTATGCCATGTCATATACTGCACCCAGATATTCTGTATAGCAGGACAAGAATATTTCACAGTTATACACCAGACGATTAGCTGTAAGTCTTACATAAATTCATGCAACAACGAGCGAACGAACTGGCAGCCCAAGAGCAACATTCAGCAGTGCATTTTTGTTAGTACCGGCATGAAGGTTAACATTGCCCTTGTATGAGACTCTTCTATCTTCCCTGGTTCCAGCAGAACCTACACCAGAAGTAAAATTGTTTTATTCATTACTCATCTTCCAACATGCTAGTGCTGAAACAAGAGAGCAGTTTTGAGTGGAAAACACTGTGGCTAGCTGTCTATTGATAAACAAAAGCAGACTCTCATGCACATATATAATGAATCCATTTTTCCTGGTAAAAAATGATTTTTCCCCCACAATTCACAGGGGGGAGTACAACTAAAAAAATCATGGTCGTGGTGTAAAGGAAAATCAAACCGGGGAATAAGAGAACCAGCCAAACCACAGAATCGAACATCAGGCATAATTCTGGGCGGGCAAGTACGGaagaaaaacatgccaaagaagtaCAACATTGTTGTCCCATATCTGAGGGATGGGGAAAAGAGGCAGGAGAGGAAGAACAAGGCAACAAAAAAAAAATGCCCTGAACTCACAGAGGAGAAACAAGGGACTGAGCCAGAGGAATATATTTCATCTGCATTCCAGAGAAAAGATCAAGCAAGCAAACAACAAACTTGGACAGAGAGCTAGGAATGCAGGAAGGGACGCCTGCGTAGCTTCATCTTGGAGAGGAGGACGCGCTCGTGCTTGTGGACCCATGGCGGCGCCGTGGCGTGCAGAGGTTGTCAGTGAGGATGCTGCCTGGATCCGCCTGTCAGCCGACGCGGCGTGGGAGGGATGAAGGCAGCACAAGAGAAGCCAGCTTATAAAAAAGTGACTGAGATTCTCACTAATTTCAGGCAGCTAAAAAGTAGGCAACCACAACTTTCAAACATGATTTTCATGTGGTTTCCACCCAGGTTGCAATACGAAGTACAGTGATGCTTTCATCATTTACTCTCTGGAATTAGCTGTCTTTGTAATTCAGCTGATAATATCATGAAGCGATGCATAAAAAAATGTTGTGTTTCAGCTAAGTAGAGGAGTATGAATCTGCATCTTATTATTGCTAGCTAGAAATCTGTCCTTTTTTGCAATGATTGTAGTTTGTAGTTTATTTTCAATTTTTGTGTACTTGGAGAAGAAATTGGTGGACCTACCAGAATGGTGACAAGTGAATACGGGTGGTGTTTAATGTGAAAACTTTTGCTGTAGGTTTGTCTTGCGTGATTAGCAGCCATTGCTATACTGGTTGAACATTGGCTTTCTGTTTGTGTAAAGAACATTTCAGTTGGGTGACTAAATTTAGTTTATTAGTTTTCCTTTGCACACATTGGGTTGAATTTCATCATTGCACATCGAATGATGCAATTGCAATCATCCAATTTTGAATTGGATATAAATATGCATTGCTTCCTGCTGGTTTTGATGGCTTTTTCATTGTTTACAGGTAAAGTGTAAGTAAATCTGGAAAATCAGCTTTGCCAGGGGCCTGCTTACTGCTCTGCTCTTGTATGGTAACTGTATTTATAATATCATGTTTATACATCGTTTTATTTGTAGGTTTATTTTGGAGCCGAGATCACTTATGGTAAATGAGCAAGAGAAAAAGCTAAATGATAGTGAGACTGCAATATCGTCGATGCAGGTATGCCTGTGAATGACCCTTGTTCTGTTGTGTCGAAATTTGAAGGGTAAAATGGATCCTCACTCACATTGGTTTTTATGATGGCTAGACTTCCAAGGAATATCTTGAGAAACAGTTGGGAGAAGTGGAGAACAACATTAGAGAGCTACTTCAGCAGGACCCTGGGCTTGCACGCCAGATTCTCTCAATGACTGTTCAGTGAGAGGTTGTTTCTGAATGTATTTCTAGATGGGAAGTGTCAACAAGATTTGTGTTTTGCCCTGAGGAAGGAGAAGCCCCTTCTGTTATGAGCTTAACTGGAACTGGATTATCATGAGCTTACCTTCCATCATCATATTGTGAAAAATATGACGTGAACAATCCATGCCTGAATGTTGTATGATGTTGATTTATCATTTATCTATATTGCGTGCGCTTTCCATGACAAcaagcttagagcatctctagcagaccctgtaAAAGGGGCGGACCCGTATAATTCCAGCGAGTATATGGGTTTGGCCCATTTTTTTGGCCAGAATAAAAACCGCATCCGTGGCCCGGCATGTAAATAATTTATCGCGGCCCGCAAAAACTCTCACCCGGCATGTAAATAATTTTCCGCGGTGTGCAAAAACTCTCACCACACTGGTATATATGGGGTTTCATCGCTCGGATATGGGTCAAACCCTATCTGCCTTCGTCGCGATTCCCCTCCTCCGCCTGATTTCTTGTCACCGGCAAGCTTGAAAAAGCCATGGATGGTTATGGTTAGCTTGAAAAAGCCATGGATGGTTATGGTTAGTCCTGGCCATCTCtggcccggccctgtcggcccgcCTAGGCTCGGCCCTAAAATTTAAGGcataggcccgatgggcttgctcgtgggccgggcttgggcctgagttttgagcccaccaacAGGGCCTGGACAGACTtaggcttggcatattggcattttaaggaagaggcctggCCCACGGCCCTGAGCCCTAAGGGCTTTTTAAGACTTTTTACCATATGGGCCAGGCTTGGGCTTAAAAAGcaggcccgatggtagggcctgggagggcctaGGCCTTAGTTTTCTGCCGTGAGCTTTTTAaggcccggcccaagcccggcccggcccggcctatgacgccccaagaccgacgcttcagaagacttccatattttcgtgacctccgtgtgtttcatttgtgctcgctctatttatttttgcattgcatcatgtcatcatgccaacatgtcatttaatttttaaagctcaactaaataaattgcatagatcttttgatctatttaaattgaggaaattcacatggtgatttctctttataacatatcctcctaataatatggagctattataaatattccattagtttggaattaaccggaacacacttgcaaaataattcccatgcctattccacttcaagtttcacctccaaaCCTTGGCAACAATTCTTTATCTTTTTTTTCGAggctcctaaattctcaacatttttgggaaCTTCGGAAACCtggtcctagttcaaacccatttgaattaaattcaaatgagtttgaattcaacttTTAATCATGCCTACTCCTATTTTTCATGGATCGTGCACATTTTGTGAGTCTGGGAAAATGATCCCCATGCCACCACTCTTTACTTTTCTCTcctttctctttctttgcttttctgtttttaaGAGTTTTGGAGAGAGAGTGAGAGAAGAGAGCCTAGCCcagccggccacttgggcctcctgcagccgccgccactcctctcgatctctccctctcgccctcccacaccgccgccactcacacacacgcacgcgagccagggagaggagctccttgCACCCGATTccctcgccgcctccaccgcgAGACCCCtgcgcccgacctcctcctcgctgcCCTTGGTGCCGCGCCACCGGACCTCCCCGTCGCCCTCGTCGTCGACCATCGCTGCCCCTGCAGCCTCCCCTCCTCCGCGTCGTCGCCTCCCCATGGCACCGCGCCTGGCCTTCCACGCCACCACCATCTCCAGTCGCCTGCATCGTCACCTTCCCCTCGTCGGCCTCCTCTGCATCGCCCGACCTCCCTTCCTCTGCTCCGTTCGCGCCTCCGGCCGCCCCTTCGCGCGCGCCCTATGCCACAGTCGCCCGACACCTCTGCTTGTCCCGCTCATCATGGCTGCCGCGGAGCTTCCAGtctccggcagcagcagctgcAGGTCCGACAGTCCTAGCAGCGCCATGGCCCTGCCTCCACCATCAGCTGCTCCGCCCTCGGCCATCCCCATGACCACCATCCGCGCCACCTCTGCTTGCTGTCGCCGCTATCCTCGCTAGCTCCGCGTCCGTGCCTCTGCTGCTGGTCCTTCTGTCGAGAGACTCTCGTCGATGGCCTCCTCCTTGCCTCTGCACGCCGGCACCTGTTGTTGCTGGATGCAAGTTTGCCCACGATGTATATGCCAAGACCTCGAGATCGACTTCACGGACtgacaagtaccccttcggattcgTCAAGACCCTCATGTGCGACTAGACCCGGTGATGCATCAAGTACCTCTTCCGGTGACCCTAACATCTACGAGCCGTGTACCACTACAACCGATGTGTATTTCGTCAAGTCCGACTACGACACAAACGACTACACAATGACTCCGAAGAACATGGAAACGTCAAGTTCCTCTTCGAAGAACATGGAAACGCCAAGTTCCTCTTCGAACCTGTACGACTACTAATGAGTACCTCTACTGTCGCTGTGTACCACTACTTTCACTACCGTCGCCatatgaacgactacttcccatgACGAcatgtgaacgactacttccactacgaactcaATCTGCCTaaaatgcatgcttcgaaggtataaccccgagacgacgcccgtggaccgaatgcatgtgttgtatgagatgcaccctatgtttgcatcgtgtccgaattgttccttgcatgttcgccgtaagccatgccgtcgacccgtgggaacccggtatccgggatcactccccgtcactctCGCACGTTTCGAGCACCCACACTTGTTTCTTTGCACCAGCATCTCAATCGAGTTGCCGGAACCGGATGttaccgtggcaccatttccgtttcaccgccgtggcacccttttacTTCcgtcatggcgacaaatgcctcatatcatgctcatgtcaacattttcataaaattgcttaaaacttacatatgccatccgcatcatgataacaacatttgaaacgtttaaattgttgtttgctttaaattgctaaatgcatgtgTGGACTTtctagaattgttgtttgttgttttcagccccatttaaattgcttagatagtgtagtttaattgtgcttcacctcttgccatgttaagaacatttaaacttgttgggtgcttagacgagatcaaactaaataattgaatgtggtgttttgtcaatatgcatctcgttgcatattaaactccacttaatttgtagtattgtttgtgcaccttgccatgccatgcctatttaaaacggacatgcatcatacttgattctgcatcatgccatgtttatgtgatggttgtttaccatgatgtttgcttcttttcggttgcgcttctccttgatagttccggttatgttgcgattgtgaggatctgttcgactacgttggttcgtctacttcttggattcggtcttctttctagcgggatttcaggcaagatgaccattatcctcgatatcacttctatctttgcttgctagttgttcgttctatcgctatgtcgcgctacctaccacttgtttatgatgcctcccatattgccatgtcaagcctctagcccaccttcctagcaaaccgttgtttggctatgttaccgtttttgcTCAACCCTTTTATTGCATTGCTAGTTGTAGATGAAGTTGAAGTTTTGTTCCATGTGGGAACAtgtatatgttgggatatcacaatatttcttattttaattaatgcatctatatacttggtaaagggtggaaggctcggccttttgcctggtattttgttccactcttgccgccctagtttccgtcatatcggtgttatgttccttgattttgcattccttacacggttggggttatgggacccccttgacagtttgctttgagtaaaactcctccagtaaggcccaatcttggttttaacatttgccacctaagcctttttcccttgggttctgcagactcaaagggtcatctttattttaacccccccccccgggccagtgctcctttgagtgttggtccaaaacagagccacttgcggtgccgcccctaggcaacttggggtatcttcggttgccgtacgtagtgttcatccggtgtgccctgagaatgagatacgaaCGACTCCTATCGAGACTTGTCGgtacatcgggcagctttgctggtcttgttttaccattgtcgaaatgtcttgtaaccgagattccgagactgatcgggtctttccgggagaaggaatatccttcgttgatcgtgagagcttgtgatgggctaagttgggacacccctgcagggtataaacttttgagagccgggcccacggttatgtggcagacggaaatttgttaatatccggttgtagagaacttgacgcttgacttaattaaaatgcatcaaccgcgtgtgtaaccgtgatggtctcttttcggcggagtctgggaagtgaacatggtttgggttatgtttgaacgtaagtggtttcaggatcacttcttgatcacttctagtttcacgaccgctgcgtagcttctcatcatactcttatttgcttatgttagccaccatattttcttagtgcttgctgcagctccacctcattaccccatcctacccataagcttaaatagtcttgatctcacgggttttgagattgttgagtcctcgtgactcacaaatactaccaaaacagttacagatgccgatgataccagtgcaggtgatactaccgaactcaagtgggagttcgacgaggaccttggccgttactacgtgtcttttcctgatgatcagtaatggtgcccagttgggacgatcgaggatctagcatttggggttatcttcttttcatttggatttgaccatagtcggtctatgtgtgtattttgaatgatttatcatttatttaagtattgtgtgaagtggcgattgtaagccaactctctttatccctttcttgttcattacatgggattgtgtgaagatgacccttgccACAAAAtcacaatgcgattatgcctctaagtcttgcctcgacacgtgggagatatagccgcattgtgggcgttacacggcccatggccaggtatagttATGGTAGCTCCGGGGATGAGGCAGAGCGTCGCCGCGCCAGATCTGAAGCCGCGCGCAAGTGGGGCACGCGGAGGTGGCTCAACCGTGGTAGCCGTCCACCGCCGGCGTTCGAGCGCCGCGAGCTGGTCGAGTTCGAGCGCTagctcgcccgccgccgccacatctccTTCGGCTCTGCCGCATGGAGCTCGTCCGCGGGTGCCTCGAGCTCGCGACTCACTCCGGTGAAGAGAGAGCCGGAGGAGCTCGGGCCGCGCGCCGTCAAGCTTGAGGCCGACGTGCCGCCGCGTCGCGTGATCGGCCCCGAGGACTACCTCCCCCCAGGGCAGGAGGAGCACCTCGAGCGCATCGTCCTGGAGCGGTCGGCGAGGGAGCTGGAGTAGGCCGAAGAGCGCTGCTGCAGCAAGCTCGAGTACGAGCACATGTTCCTCCAGACAGGCGTTGCAGCGTCGAAGGCGCACACGTCCAAGGAGGCGGACCTGCGCTTCATGAAGGCGGAGCAGGCGAAGTTCTTCATCGACCTCGACTCCTCCGACTCCGATTGAGCGTTGACGCTGGGCAGCTATAGCACGAGCTCCCGTGAGCTCCATTTTGTCTAGTGCTATGGTAGCGTAGGTTCGGCATAGTTCCGACGAGCTTTTATGTAATATATCTATGCTATGTACGAATGCTCTGCCCCTATGTGAAGAACAATGATCTATGCTCTCGGGAGTTTTTGCTTAAATTTCTCACGCGAAACATGTTTTTAATTTTTATGGTTTTGGATACAATTTCCGATCTCTCGCCGTGATTTTGAACTTGTATAGACACCTCCACGTGAACTGTAAACTGCGTTTACAGTTTCGCAGAATagggggtctgctagagatgctcttaaagATTTCAGAAGATTGTTTTCTTGTTTCCGAAGTCCGAACAACTCTGTAGTTGGGGATGTCTTCTTTACGAAGGAGTCAGTTTTTCACCAGTGACATGCGTGACCTATACTTCCACTGATGTGAATGTAAATCAATAGTGTTTTTTGTCCAAAAGGATGTCTTTGCATACCGATGAATTATGCTTTCTCTGTACTGCATGTCTTGCAGCTATTACCAGTTAAGGGTGAAAGTTGTTAGGACAGGTTTCGATTGGAACCATTTTTGGATCCAGTAATATATGGTATGGCAAGAAACTTTTGACATCTTAACACAGTCCAACCCGAATCTGAGTCTGGTTGGTGGGATATGGTATTGCTAATATACAATGGTACATGATAATCCACTTTATCTAGCAAGATAATATGGCTTTAATATGTTTAGCTGATAGGAGCTGGGATCCCACCAAGCCTAGCTCTtaggttgtaggggtggaaggaAGGGTGGCGAGGAGCTGGGCGCGAGTGGCGGCGCCTTGGtcacgcggcggcggcggaggagatggcgcaggaggcggctagggttagggttccggCTCCTGAAGGGAGCTGGACAATAGTTAAGACTTATTGCTTAATGCTAAAACTTGGCCTTACAAGTGTTTATATAATCCTCGGGGTGCTAATAAAAATAAAGATaagttgggctaagcccctaactagACGCGCCATTGGGTCTGCTCCAGCTATAAGTGACGCCGGTCATAAAATCTCTCATCGCGGAAAGGCTTCAGCAAGCCCACACGGAACGTCGTGGATGCGAGCATCGGGCGGAAGCTGAAGGCGGTATGTGACCTTGCCGATGCGTTCCACCATGGAAA is a window encoding:
- the LOC123045039 gene encoding prefoldin subunit 1, which produces MADEPNRAAFVELQSRMIETTGKIKQLQTQMRSKESEKKRAYLTLEELSQLPDDTNTYKAIGKVFILEPRSLMVNEQEKKLNDSETAISSMQTSKEYLEKQLGEVENNIRELLQQDPGLARQILSMTVQ